A region from the Solibacillus sp. FSL H8-0523 genome encodes:
- a CDS encoding TIGR00282 family metallophosphoesterase: MKVLFIGDIVGSIGRDAVEQYLPRLKKKYNLDVVIANGENAAAGRGITRAIYTDLLQMGVDVITMGNHTWDNKDIFDFIDDADYLVRPANFSKDAPGQGMTQVTKNGVTISVINLHGRVFLPPHEDPFAMGLELVEEARKTSPVVFVDFHAEATSEKIALSWHLEGKASVVVGTHTHVQTADNRIYPGGTAYITDVGMTGPYDEVLGMGKDNVIYKFLTNMPARYEVPKRGRAVLSAFFVEIDDNTGKAIRQERVLINEDNPFRG, translated from the coding sequence ATGAAAGTATTATTTATTGGTGATATCGTTGGTTCTATTGGGCGCGATGCAGTAGAGCAGTATTTACCGCGTTTAAAGAAAAAGTATAATTTAGATGTTGTCATTGCAAACGGTGAAAACGCAGCAGCAGGCCGCGGGATTACACGTGCTATTTATACGGATTTATTACAAATGGGTGTGGACGTCATTACGATGGGGAACCACACGTGGGATAACAAAGACATTTTTGATTTTATCGATGATGCTGATTATTTAGTACGCCCGGCGAACTTCTCGAAAGACGCACCAGGTCAAGGGATGACGCAAGTAACGAAAAATGGTGTGACAATCTCAGTTATTAACTTACATGGTCGTGTGTTTTTACCGCCACATGAAGATCCATTTGCTATGGGCTTAGAGCTTGTTGAAGAGGCACGTAAAACATCACCAGTTGTTTTCGTTGATTTCCATGCAGAAGCAACAAGTGAAAAAATTGCATTAAGTTGGCATTTAGAAGGTAAAGCGTCGGTTGTTGTTGGTACGCATACACATGTACAAACAGCTGATAACCGCATCTACCCAGGAGGTACGGCGTATATTACTGATGTTGGTATGACAGGCCCTTACGATGAAGTACTAGGTATGGGGAAAGACAATGTCATTTATAAATTCTTAACAAACATGCCTGCACGCTACGAGGTACCGAAAAGAGGCCGCGCCGTATTAAGTGCCTTCTTCGTAGAGATTGATGATAATACAGGAAAAGCAATCCGCCAAGAGCGCGTGCTAATTAACGAAGACAATCCATTTCGTGGATAA
- a CDS encoding LCP family protein has translation MKRLFKWPVVLLVGCLCVVTLVAASTAQQVEQLSTNMYQPLRANEELPQRSVKLSKQEKSPFSIALLGVDERGEDKGRADTIIICTINPSEQSAKLLSIPRDTHVEIFERQMSDKINHSYAYGGTLLTVETIEQLLEIPIDYAVKVNMEGFTQIIDAIGGVEVENAFAFHSAGENFSQGAISLDGDRALSYVRMRYDDPQGDFGRQNRQKDVIKALMNEATKLQTVRHYSKIIDVMEQNVEMNLSFDTLLALRKDFMTSFQDLEQYYFTQGAGKTVDGIYYYFLDEAELHNIQLTLQSHLQLPTKTLPPHTE, from the coding sequence ATGAAACGTTTATTCAAATGGCCAGTTGTCCTACTCGTCGGTTGTCTGTGTGTGGTTACACTTGTTGCGGCGAGTACTGCACAACAAGTGGAGCAGCTATCGACGAACATGTATCAACCTTTACGAGCAAATGAAGAACTCCCGCAGCGCAGTGTCAAACTTTCAAAACAAGAAAAAAGTCCTTTTTCAATCGCCCTTTTAGGTGTCGATGAACGGGGGGAAGACAAAGGGCGTGCAGATACCATCATCATTTGCACCATCAACCCAAGCGAACAATCAGCAAAGCTTCTGAGCATTCCGCGCGACACGCATGTCGAGATTTTTGAACGCCAAATGTCTGATAAAATTAATCATTCCTATGCTTACGGCGGTACGTTATTAACCGTCGAAACCATAGAACAACTACTTGAAATCCCGATTGATTATGCGGTCAAGGTCAATATGGAAGGTTTTACACAGATCATTGATGCCATTGGAGGCGTTGAGGTCGAGAATGCTTTTGCCTTTCATTCGGCTGGGGAAAATTTTTCGCAAGGGGCGATTTCATTAGACGGGGATCGTGCGCTAAGCTATGTGCGTATGCGGTATGACGATCCACAAGGTGATTTTGGTCGCCAAAACCGTCAAAAGGACGTAATCAAAGCTTTGATGAATGAGGCCACAAAGCTTCAAACGGTGCGGCATTATTCAAAAATTATTGACGTGATGGAACAAAACGTCGAAATGAATTTATCCTTTGACACGTTACTAGCGCTCCGCAAAGATTTTATGACGAGCTTTCAAGATTTAGAGCAATATTATTTCACACAAGGTGCCGGCAAAACAGTCGATGGCATCTATTATTATTTTTTAGACGAAGCCGAATTACACAACATACAACTTACACTACAATCCCACTTACAGCTACCTACAAAAACTCTACCACCACACACCGAATAA
- a CDS encoding nucleoside-diphosphate sugar epimerase/dehydratase, protein MNYTARYTIFSILDSLIVLSAIYISYFLLHPTLKISADSLLILSAITLLMSYHIMAYFFQLYNRIWSLASVRELLTISYAVTTAVVTASVMQYVLKGDVYVRIMIVTWLLLILLIGGSRFLLRIAHDRTTTQPNGDLKKVLIIGAGEAGTMLLRSIRKHPAEYQVVAFVDDDRNKQHLKLMDVSVCGTTKDIPHIVQEKGIQEIILAIPSLSKREIQEIYTRCVATKATIKIMPKIEDVMTGKVSVNDMQEIKIEDLLGREEVKLDMMALSNNLTNKIILVTGAGGSIGSEICRQVAQFQPQQLILLGHGENSIYTIHLELSEKIEYKGVEFIPVIADVQDRERIFEVVQQFQPDVIYHAAAHKHVPMMECNPREAVKNNIFGTKNVAEAAHTFGVSNFVMISTDKAVNPPNVMGATKRIAEMIIQHLATYSDTNFAAVRFGNVLGSRGSVIPRFKAQIAMGGPVTVTHPEMTRYFMTIPEASRLVLQAGALAHGGEVFVLDMGEPLKIVDLAKNLIRLSGFSEEEIEIEFSGIRPGEKMFEELLNAAEIQEEHVYPKIHVGKANCMEAYQLAAVLIELEQCPVAELKQKLIDVANGNWDATTKEIHLLNKAL, encoded by the coding sequence GTGAATTACACAGCTCGGTATACGATATTTTCCATTCTCGATTCACTTATTGTGTTATCAGCGATTTATATTAGTTATTTTTTATTGCATCCGACACTTAAGATTTCCGCGGATTCATTGCTTATCCTGAGCGCCATAACCTTGCTAATGAGCTATCATATTATGGCGTATTTCTTCCAACTCTATAATCGGATTTGGAGTTTAGCATCAGTCAGAGAATTGCTGACTATCAGTTATGCGGTGACGACAGCTGTAGTAACCGCAAGTGTCATGCAATATGTACTAAAAGGCGATGTGTATGTGCGCATTATGATTGTGACGTGGCTCTTACTCATTCTGTTAATCGGGGGCTCACGCTTTTTACTTAGAATTGCGCACGATCGGACGACAACTCAACCGAATGGCGATTTGAAAAAAGTACTCATCATTGGCGCGGGAGAAGCGGGGACTATGCTTTTACGTAGCATTAGAAAACATCCTGCTGAATATCAGGTCGTTGCCTTTGTCGATGATGATCGAAATAAACAGCATTTAAAATTAATGGACGTAAGTGTATGTGGCACTACAAAAGATATTCCACACATTGTGCAGGAAAAAGGGATTCAAGAAATTATTTTGGCGATTCCCTCTCTAAGTAAAAGAGAAATTCAAGAAATTTATACACGGTGTGTCGCGACAAAAGCAACGATAAAAATCATGCCGAAAATTGAAGATGTCATGACTGGGAAAGTTTCGGTCAATGATATGCAAGAAATCAAAATCGAAGACCTTCTTGGACGTGAAGAAGTAAAGCTCGATATGATGGCACTCTCTAATAATCTAACAAATAAAATAATCCTCGTAACAGGTGCTGGCGGTTCTATCGGTTCAGAAATTTGCCGACAAGTAGCACAATTCCAACCACAACAACTCATCTTACTCGGTCACGGAGAAAATTCCATTTACACAATCCACCTCGAGTTATCAGAAAAAATAGAATACAAAGGCGTGGAGTTTATTCCCGTCATTGCAGATGTACAGGACAGGGAACGGATTTTTGAAGTCGTTCAGCAGTTTCAGCCTGACGTTATTTATCATGCTGCTGCGCATAAGCATGTACCGATGATGGAATGTAACCCACGTGAAGCGGTGAAAAATAATATTTTTGGAACAAAAAATGTAGCAGAAGCTGCGCATACATTTGGTGTGTCCAATTTTGTCATGATTTCAACGGATAAAGCAGTGAATCCGCCAAATGTCATGGGAGCAACGAAGCGAATCGCTGAAATGATTATTCAACATTTAGCGACTTATAGTGATACGAATTTTGCAGCGGTACGTTTTGGTAATGTGCTTGGCTCTCGCGGTAGTGTTATCCCGAGATTTAAAGCACAGATTGCTATGGGAGGCCCTGTCACAGTTACCCATCCAGAAATGACCCGCTATTTTATGACGATTCCAGAAGCTTCGCGACTTGTGTTACAGGCCGGGGCGCTTGCGCATGGCGGGGAAGTATTCGTGCTTGATATGGGAGAGCCTTTGAAAATCGTTGACCTCGCGAAAAATTTAATTCGCTTATCCGGCTTTAGCGAAGAAGAAATTGAGATTGAATTCTCAGGCATTCGCCCAGGCGAAAAAATGTTTGAGGAATTGCTAAATGCTGCGGAAATTCAGGAGGAGCATGTCTATCCGAAAATCCACGTTGGCAAAGCGAATTGCATGGAAGCCTATCAATTGGCTGCTGTTTTAATCGAATTGGAGCAATGTCCAGTAGCGGAATTAAAACAAAAGCTGATCGATGTCGCTAATGGGAATTGGGACGCAACCACTAAAGAAATTCACTTGCTTAATAAGGCGTTATAA
- a CDS encoding glycosyltransferase family 4 protein codes for MKIIVLSSHTQSLFWFRMDMMKSFMEAGHTVIAIGSEPMKEWAFKFQEQGIKYRQIPVQRNGINPLKDIKTMNVIKKIFKEEKPDKVFAYQAKSIIYGSIAAKQSNITEFYPLIAGLGSIFRGTGLKNKLIKIVMENQYRVACHFSKKVFFQNNDDKNEFIKNKLVAESKTTIINGSGVNLDRFQPVEQPKLATFLFIGRLIKDKGIIEYLEACKRIKQQYPQVRCLLLGPFDTNPSALKPEELQPYIDSNIIEYFGEQKDVRPYLVMSSTFVLPSYHEGTPKTILEAMAMERSIITTDAPGCRETVEDGVNGYLVKVGDVHSLVQVMEKTILNRELSLNMGKFSLKLAREKYDVNLVNQSIIKTMQL; via the coding sequence CGTATGGACATGATGAAAAGCTTCATGGAAGCAGGACATACAGTAATTGCAATTGGCTCAGAGCCGATGAAAGAATGGGCATTTAAATTTCAGGAACAGGGGATTAAGTATAGACAAATTCCTGTGCAACGAAATGGAATTAATCCCTTAAAAGATATTAAAACGATGAACGTAATTAAGAAAATTTTTAAAGAAGAAAAACCAGATAAAGTTTTCGCGTATCAAGCAAAAAGTATTATTTATGGCAGTATAGCTGCTAAACAAAGTAATATAACGGAATTTTATCCCTTAATAGCAGGCTTAGGTTCTATTTTTAGAGGAACAGGTCTAAAAAATAAATTGATAAAGATTGTAATGGAAAATCAATATCGTGTTGCGTGCCATTTTAGTAAAAAGGTATTTTTTCAAAATAATGATGATAAAAATGAGTTTATTAAAAATAAGTTAGTTGCTGAAAGTAAAACAACAATTATTAATGGTTCAGGAGTTAATTTAGATAGGTTCCAACCTGTTGAACAACCTAAATTAGCTACATTTTTGTTTATAGGAAGGCTTATAAAGGATAAGGGTATTATCGAATATTTAGAGGCTTGTAAGCGAATAAAACAGCAATATCCGCAAGTTAGATGTTTACTACTAGGTCCCTTTGATACTAACCCTTCTGCGTTAAAGCCTGAAGAGCTTCAGCCATATATTGATTCCAACATTATTGAGTATTTTGGTGAACAAAAAGATGTTAGACCTTATTTAGTTATGAGTAGTACCTTTGTCTTACCTTCATATCATGAAGGTACCCCGAAAACTATATTGGAAGCTATGGCTATGGAACGTTCAATTATAACTACAGATGCTCCTGGGTGTAGAGAAACAGTAGAAGATGGGGTAAATGGGTACTTGGTAAAAGTGGGAGATGTACATAGTTTAGTTCAAGTAATGGAAAAAACTATTTTAAATCGTGAACTAAGTTTAAATATGGGGAAATTTAGCTTAAAGTTAGCGCGTGAGAAGTACGATGTAAATTTAGTAAATCAATCAATTATAAAAACTATGCAATTATAA
- a CDS encoding VanZ family protein, giving the protein MRKYIIWIIVIIWMLLIFYFSQQPVEKSSDLSSGITERIIEMVDIIAPTDELSVDRLHHIIRKNAHFFIFFCLGLFVFTALKNRKMKGFRKERVAFYICMLYAISDEVHQLFVSGRGAQVKDVLIDSAGAACGILVASLISSFVKSRKRMKEAA; this is encoded by the coding sequence ATGCGAAAATATATTATTTGGATTATCGTAATTATATGGATGCTGCTGATCTTTTATTTTTCTCAACAACCGGTCGAAAAATCGAGTGATTTAAGCTCAGGCATAACCGAACGAATTATTGAAATGGTCGATATTATTGCGCCGACGGATGAGTTATCAGTGGACCGATTGCATCACATCATTCGAAAAAACGCGCATTTCTTTATTTTTTTCTGCCTCGGTTTGTTCGTGTTTACCGCATTAAAGAACCGTAAGATGAAAGGTTTTAGAAAAGAACGAGTTGCGTTTTACATTTGTATGCTCTATGCGATATCAGATGAAGTCCATCAGTTATTTGTCTCAGGGCGAGGCGCTCAGGTAAAGGATGTGCTCATTGATAGCGCGGGTGCAGCTTGTGGCATTCTAGTAGCTTCACTAATCAGTTCTTTTGTAAAAAGTAGAAAGCGTATGAAAGAAGCCGCGTAA
- a CDS encoding sugar transferase has product MYKIIKRLMDIIFSFTAGILLSPLFLLLVIAIKLDSKGPILFKQKRVGIHKRHFTILKFRTMRIDTPKDTPTHLLENPEQYLTKIGRLLRKTSLDELPQIWNIFVGHISLIGPRPALWNQYDLIAERDQYGANDILPGLTGWAQINGRDELTIEDKARLDGDYVRHFSFWMDVKCFFGTILNIFTTVGVVEGGTGAINSKER; this is encoded by the coding sequence TTGTATAAGATTATCAAAAGACTAATGGATATTATCTTTTCTTTTACGGCAGGCATCCTTTTATCCCCTTTATTTTTACTATTGGTGATTGCCATCAAACTCGATTCAAAAGGGCCGATTCTTTTCAAACAAAAAAGAGTCGGCATTCATAAACGTCATTTTACGATTTTGAAATTTCGAACGATGCGTATCGATACGCCTAAAGATACACCGACTCATTTATTAGAAAATCCTGAGCAGTATCTGACGAAAATAGGAAGATTGCTTCGGAAAACTAGTTTAGATGAGTTGCCGCAAATTTGGAACATCTTCGTTGGGCACATCAGTTTGATTGGACCAAGACCAGCACTATGGAATCAATACGATTTAATTGCTGAACGTGATCAGTACGGGGCGAATGATATTTTACCAGGGTTAACAGGCTGGGCTCAAATTAATGGGCGCGATGAACTGACGATTGAAGACAAAGCAAGGCTGGATGGCGATTACGTAAGGCATTTCAGTTTTTGGATGGATGTGAAGTGCTTCTTTGGAACAATCCTCAACATTTTTACAACAGTAGGAGTTGTTGAAGGCGGTACGGGTGCGATTAATTCGAAGGAACGTTAA
- a CDS encoding sugar transferase: MKRIIDIILSGIAIIVFSIPMLIVAIWIKKDSKGPVFFKQKRTGKDCNLFEIYKFRSMRTDTPNVSTELLGDPSTFITKSGRFIRKTSLDELPQLFNIIKGDMSIVGPRPALYNQYDLIEMRNKVGVNDIRPGLTGYAQIMGRDLISDEQKVQYDKYYVDHQSLVLDLKIIWSTVFSVAKSEGIRLK, encoded by the coding sequence ATGAAACGAATTATAGATATTATTCTGAGTGGGATAGCCATTATTGTATTTTCAATTCCTATGCTAATTGTTGCGATATGGATAAAAAAAGATTCAAAAGGTCCTGTTTTTTTTAAACAAAAACGTACGGGAAAAGACTGCAATTTATTCGAAATCTACAAATTCCGCTCTATGAGAACAGACACCCCAAATGTATCTACCGAGCTATTAGGTGACCCATCTACATTTATTACCAAAAGTGGACGTTTTATTCGCAAGACAAGTCTAGATGAATTACCACAACTATTTAATATAATTAAAGGGGACATGTCAATTGTAGGTCCACGGCCAGCGTTATATAATCAATATGATTTGATTGAAATGAGAAACAAAGTAGGAGTTAATGATATTCGACCTGGTTTGACAGGTTATGCTCAGATTATGGGGCGGGATTTAATTTCTGATGAACAGAAAGTACAATATGATAAATATTATGTTGATCATCAAAGCCTGGTTTTGGATTTAAAAATTATTTGGTCAACCGTTTTTAGTGTTGCTAAATCAGAAGGTATACGATTGAAATAG
- the galE gene encoding UDP-glucose 4-epimerase GalE encodes MILVVGGAGYIGSHVVKHLVQTAQVVVYDNLSTGHKEAVDPKAIFIEGDLADEQRLTQVFTLFPIEAVMHFATVSGVAESIRNPQRYYENNVGATLSLLTVMRNCQVKNIIFSSSAATYAPSEELLHEGSPVAPTNPYGRSNGFVEQILQDYAHAYQFNCTVLRHFNVAGASADGEIGERHVPETHLIPTVLQHLRGELETVKLYGDTYPTEDGTCIRDYVHVEDLANAHILALEALLQREADFTIYNIGNELGFSVKEIIEQCEQVTGKSANIELTHKRAGDAAILVASTKKIQRELGWQPEKTLQHMIEHAWHWQKRAVY; translated from the coding sequence ATGATATTAGTAGTTGGTGGGGCTGGCTATATTGGCAGTCATGTCGTCAAACATTTAGTACAAACCGCGCAAGTCGTTGTGTACGATAATTTATCAACGGGTCATAAGGAAGCGGTTGATCCGAAGGCGATTTTTATTGAAGGTGATTTAGCAGATGAACAACGCTTAACGCAAGTATTTACACTGTTTCCTATTGAAGCCGTTATGCATTTCGCCACAGTTAGTGGAGTAGCGGAATCGATTAGAAACCCACAGCGTTATTACGAAAATAATGTGGGTGCTACATTAAGTTTACTTACCGTGATGCGCAATTGTCAGGTGAAGAATATTATTTTTTCATCGTCCGCTGCCACCTATGCGCCGAGTGAAGAATTATTACACGAGGGAAGTCCGGTCGCCCCTACGAATCCGTACGGGCGTTCAAACGGTTTTGTAGAGCAAATATTACAAGATTATGCACATGCCTATCAGTTTAATTGTACCGTACTACGTCATTTTAATGTCGCGGGTGCAAGTGCGGATGGTGAGATTGGTGAAAGGCATGTCCCAGAAACCCATCTTATTCCGACGGTTTTACAGCATTTGCGAGGCGAATTAGAAACCGTTAAGTTATATGGCGATACGTATCCTACTGAGGACGGAACCTGTATTCGCGATTATGTTCACGTAGAAGACTTGGCCAATGCCCATATTCTAGCACTCGAAGCGTTGCTGCAAAGGGAGGCTGATTTTACGATTTACAATATTGGTAATGAACTAGGCTTTTCAGTGAAAGAAATCATAGAACAGTGTGAGCAAGTAACAGGAAAAAGCGCCAACATTGAACTGACGCATAAGCGAGCAGGCGATGCAGCTATTCTAGTGGCCAGCACGAAAAAAATTCAACGAGAACTCGGCTGGCAACCGGAAAAAACCTTACAGCACATGATTGAACACGCATGGCATTGGCAGAAACGAGCGGTTTATTAA
- a CDS encoding transposase, which yields MATEKGLKFVNYPTLCKRLGELNYLIVKRVFELIVGRLNRLPSVLYHGYRSGIKLHVRLTNTTGMPLQIVETTGLKHDDPIGVELKDKRLILVADRSYFSIDKADRYGSTKQDFVLRLKDNIQLNRQKPLKRTAVEGSNIVADFTCTLGTIKNTVFSQFLCATLPIERQIDLREILKFYRVLYQINTG from the coding sequence GTGGCAACCGAGAAAGGCTTAAAATTCGTGAATTATCCCACGCTATGCAAACGTTTGGGCGAACTGAATTACCTCATCGTCAAACGAGTTTTTGAGTTGATTGTTGGTCGATTAAACCGTTTACCCTCGGTGCTTTATCACGGTTATCGTTCAGGAATTAAACTGCACGTTCGCTTGACAAATACTACAGGAATGCCCCTTCAAATCGTTGAAACAACGGGCTTGAAACACGATGACCCTATTGGTGTAGAACTCAAAGATAAGCGTTTAATACTCGTCGCAGATCGTTCATATTTTTCAATTGATAAGGCTGATCGCTATGGGTCAACGAAACAAGATTTTGTCCTCCGCTTAAAGGATAATATTCAGTTAAACCGTCAAAAGCCCTTGAAAAGAACGGCTGTTGAAGGCTCGAACATTGTGGCTGATTTTACTTGTACACTTGGCACGATCAAAAATACGGTATTCAGCCAGTTTCTTTGTGCTACCCTGCCAATTGAAAGGCAGATTGATCTCAGAGAAATACTCAAATTTTATCGGGTGCTTTATCAAATAAATACTGGATGA
- a CDS encoding glucose-6-phosphate isomerase → MINPINLKNHRSVTGATDANWPVYQPLVTAIHDKLHEHNVPGTGWLQDPLEQNSSVLFELNWLVEEIQAQADTLIVIGVGGSYNGTKAVQQALTPYFKESDIEIIYAGHNLSGAYMEQLLQHLQHKNPYVYVVSKSGTTLETCLTFRLLTQFMKTKFGQNYSDRILVATDETSSPLREIAKLNHYRCFPIPTTIGGRYSLFTVVSLLPLAVAGIDIIEVLKGASTAAKQLSKREIHHNIAYQYAILRHEYYKKGYHVELLASFEPCLTTLHEWWKQLFGESEGKQQKGLFPTSANYSTDLHSIGQFIQQGNPILFETILSFGQMEGDVVIPHDQNNIDQLNDLANRSFNEINCHTKEGVIRAHLDAGVPVIELEVHKLDAYHVGYLCYFFMKACAMSACLLGVNPFDQPGVEHYKRKTLESLTNSVVHSMK, encoded by the coding sequence TTGATAAACCCAATCAACTTAAAGAATCATCGTTCTGTAACAGGAGCCACTGACGCGAATTGGCCCGTTTACCAACCACTTGTGACGGCAATTCACGACAAATTACATGAACACAATGTACCAGGAACCGGATGGCTACAAGACCCGCTCGAACAAAATAGCTCCGTCTTATTCGAGTTAAATTGGCTCGTCGAAGAAATACAAGCACAGGCAGACACTCTAATTGTCATTGGCGTTGGTGGTTCCTATAACGGCACAAAGGCGGTACAACAAGCATTAACGCCTTATTTTAAAGAGTCCGATATTGAAATCATTTATGCGGGGCATAATTTAAGTGGCGCCTATATGGAGCAGCTGTTACAGCATTTGCAGCACAAAAATCCGTATGTTTACGTTGTTTCTAAATCTGGTACAACACTTGAAACATGCCTTACATTTCGTTTGTTAACACAATTTATGAAAACTAAGTTTGGTCAAAATTACAGCGACCGTATCCTTGTGGCAACGGATGAAACGAGTAGTCCATTACGGGAAATTGCTAAGCTGAATCATTACCGCTGCTTTCCCATTCCGACTACGATTGGTGGGCGGTACTCACTTTTTACCGTTGTGAGCTTATTGCCTTTAGCGGTAGCAGGAATTGACATCATCGAGGTGTTAAAGGGTGCGAGTACTGCAGCTAAACAGCTTTCAAAAAGGGAAATTCACCACAATATTGCTTATCAATATGCCATTTTACGTCATGAATATTATAAAAAGGGTTACCACGTAGAGTTGCTCGCTTCATTCGAGCCATGCTTAACGACACTACACGAATGGTGGAAGCAGCTCTTTGGTGAAAGTGAAGGCAAACAGCAAAAAGGCTTGTTTCCAACGAGTGCAAATTATTCAACGGATTTGCATTCAATTGGGCAGTTCATTCAGCAAGGCAACCCCATTTTATTTGAAACAATCCTATCATTTGGTCAAATGGAGGGCGATGTCGTCATTCCGCACGACCAAAACAATATAGATCAGCTGAATGATTTAGCGAATCGTAGCTTTAATGAAATCAATTGCCATACAAAAGAGGGTGTCATTAGAGCGCATCTAGACGCAGGTGTGCCAGTGATTGAGCTTGAGGTTCACAAGCTCGATGCCTATCATGTCGGGTACTTATGCTACTTTTTTATGAAAGCATGTGCCATGAGTGCGTGTTTACTAGGTGTGAATCCATTTGATCAGCCGGGTGTGGAGCATTATAAACGGAAAACACTGGAGTCCTTAACAAATTCAGTTGTGCACTCGATGAAATAG
- the galE gene encoding UDP-glucose 4-epimerase GalE — translation MCPYSKTSNRGGTTTNILVTGGAGYIGTHTCIALIEAGHTVVVADNLSNSKRESIETIKRITNQEIPFYEVDISDRQAVERIFETNHIDGVIHFAGLKAVGESVEKPATYYENNLISTLVLVNSCLKYGINRFVFSSSATVYGENEVPFVETMERYPTTNPYGETKAMCERILTDIAKANPLFSVSLLRYFNPVGAHESGLIGEVPTGIPNNLMPYLTQVAKGKIDDLSIFGNDYPTIDGTGVRDYIHVMDLAEGHVAALTYLKKGAHIYNLGTGQGTSVLQLVKAFEQANGVTISYKMVPRRSGDIACCYADVDKARRELQWIAKRDVITMCKDAWRFEQNNLHQEV, via the coding sequence TTGTGCCCTTACTCGAAAACTAGTAACAGAGGAGGGACGACAACGAATATTTTAGTAACGGGTGGTGCGGGATACATTGGAACACATACGTGTATAGCGCTTATTGAAGCAGGTCATACAGTGGTTGTCGCGGATAATCTCAGCAATAGTAAAAGAGAGTCCATAGAAACTATCAAACGGATTACGAATCAAGAAATTCCTTTTTACGAGGTGGATATATCCGATAGACAAGCGGTTGAGCGAATTTTTGAAACAAATCACATTGACGGTGTCATTCATTTCGCCGGATTAAAGGCGGTCGGTGAATCGGTAGAAAAACCAGCAACGTATTACGAGAATAATCTGATCAGTACGCTTGTGCTGGTGAACAGTTGTTTAAAATATGGCATTAATCGATTTGTATTTAGCTCGTCGGCTACGGTATACGGTGAAAACGAGGTGCCATTTGTAGAGACAATGGAGCGATACCCGACAACCAACCCATATGGTGAAACAAAAGCCATGTGTGAGCGGATTTTAACAGATATCGCAAAGGCCAATCCCTTATTTTCCGTGTCACTTCTACGTTATTTTAATCCAGTCGGTGCCCATGAAAGTGGGTTGATTGGAGAAGTACCAACTGGCATTCCGAATAATTTAATGCCCTATCTAACACAAGTTGCGAAAGGCAAAATAGACGATTTAAGCATCTTTGGCAATGACTATCCAACAATTGATGGCACCGGTGTACGTGATTATATTCATGTGATGGATTTAGCAGAAGGGCATGTGGCTGCGTTAACCTACCTCAAAAAAGGTGCCCATATTTATAATCTTGGAACAGGTCAAGGCACGAGCGTTTTACAGCTAGTAAAAGCCTTTGAACAGGCGAATGGTGTGACGATAAGCTATAAAATGGTACCTCGTCGATCAGGCGATATCGCGTGCTGTTATGCAGATGTAGACAAGGCAAGAAGAGAACTACAATGGATCGCAAAACGCGATGTCATCACCATGTGCAAAGACGCCTGGCGATTTGAGCAAAATAATCTGCATCAAGAGGTGTGA